The Agrococcus carbonis sequence AGCTGCTCGAGCTCGTCGTCGAGGCGGAGCGCCACGGCTTCGACTCGGCCTTCATCTCCGACCACCTGCAGCCCTGGCGCCACGAGGGCGGCCACGCCCCGAACGCGCTGACGTGGCTCGGCATGGCCGCCGAGCGCACGAAGCGCATCGTGCTCGGCACGAGCGTGCTCACCCCGACCCTCCGCTACCACCCGGCCGTGATCGCGCAGGCATTCGGCACGCTCGGCCAGGTGCACCCGGGCCGCTTCATCCTCGGCGTCGGCACCGGCGAGGCGCTCAACGAGCAGGCGATCGGCGTGCACTACCCCGAGCTGCCCGAGCGCTTCGCGCGGCTGCGCGAGGCGGTGCGCCTCATGCGGGCGCTGTGGGACGGCGAGCGGGTCGACTTCGAGGGCGACTACTACTCGCTGCACGGCGCGACCATCTATGACCGGCCGGCCGAGCGCATCCCCGTCTACATCGCCGGCGGCGGCCCGGCCACCACGAAGTACGCGGGCCGCGTGGGCGAGGGCCACATCTGCACCTCGGGCAAGGGGGATGCGTACTACACCGAGACGATCGTGCCCAACCTCGAGGAGGGCATCGCCGCCGGCGGCCGCGACGACGCCGACGTCGACCGCATGATCGAGATCAAGGTCTCCTACGACCGCGACCCCGAGCTCGCGCTCGAGAACACGCGCTTCTGGGCAGCGCTCTCGCTCACGCCCGACCAGAAGCAGAACATCCACGACCCCGCCGAGATGCAGCGCCTCGCCGACGCCCTGCCGATCGAGCAGGTCGCGAAGCGCTGGATCGTCTCATCGGATGCGGAGGAGACCGCCGCCGCCATCAAGCACTACATCGACCTCGGCTTCCGCCACCTCGTCTTCCACGGCCCCGGACACGACCAGCGCCGCTTCCTGACGCAGTTCGCCGAGGATGTGATGCCGCTGCTTCCGCGAGACTGACAGCCAGCGCGCCAGCGCGCTATGTGCGTCGCGGCAATAGGCCGGGCCTGCAGGAACCGAGCCCGCCAATGCCCGGTTATGACATCAGCTGCAGCGCCCGTCGAGCCGCGGCTGTTCTTGCGCCGGTCACCGTCGGCTACGCGATCGCGAGAAGATGAAATCGTGAGTGGGGATCAACAGTTGCGGCTGGCTTCTTCGGCGGCTCGGGCGGCCGGACGCGAACTCGCGCGGGACGCGACGATTCAAGACCTGGTGCCGGCGGACTACGAGTTGGCGCTGAAACTGCTGCGGGAGCGACCTTCCGCGCGGTGGGGTGCCCGTCGCGAATTGTTGGAGCTGGCAGATCTCTTCACCTCCTACTTGCCGACTGCAGTTCACTTGACAGTGATGCCGAGACCGGAGGATCTTCTCGCTGACCTCGCGGCCGGCATGATGGAGGGACGCCGACTCGCGAGGTCTACTGGCGTCTTCGAGCACTTCTCGTCCCACTGGAGGGAGAGCGCGCTAGCGGCGCCGAGCCGCAGGTGGTCACTCGCAGACTCCGCAGCGCAGACGGCGCGACAAGAGATTCGTGAGACCGGGTCCTTATCAGGGAACAGCCTCGCGTTGCTGACCCACATGGCGGTAGAGGTCGGGCGGCTCTCGGCACCGCTCGCGCCCGCGAGCGACGCAGGCAATTTTGGGATCCGCTCGCGCGAATCAGCACCGGCCGTGGACGCACTCACCGCCCTCGTACAGCCCGGCGTCGCGCGCGAACCACTCGTACGATTCGACGAGCGTGCGCATCAATATGTGGAAGTATCCGCGGAGCAGTTGGCAAGTGAGGCCTCTCGGGCAATCAGAAGTTCCTTTGCATTTGAAGTCAGGGCGTTCTTTCGACTATTCCGCCCGGCTTTAAGCGAGCGCGATCGAGCAGCTTCGTCGCAGGCTAGGGCTCGGCTCGCGGAACTTAGCCGAACCGCGCTTCATGGCCATTACGACTCGCTCGCCGGCGTGGTGGCGGAGCGCTCGCGCACCAGGACCAGATACGAAGGACGGGGTGACGCCCCGCCTCCTCAGCCACAAAAGTATGGGGTAACCGCGACGGGAGCCGAGCACTGGGTGCGCGACGCGGCGCATTGGCTCGGCGCCCGCAACGCGCGCGTTACGCCTGGGACCGGCGATGGCGGCGTTGATGTTCTTACGGATCGGTTCGCCATCTCCGTTAAACACTATGCCGGGTATGTTCCTGTCGAAGAGGTGAGAGAAATCTTCGCCGTTGCGGTCGCGCAGAGAAGATCCGCGATGCTGTGGACGAGCGGGAAAGTCACGAAAGCGGGCCTGGAGTTTGCTCGTGTTGCACCCGTTCACGTGGTGCACTACGACGTCGCGACTGCTGAAATCACGCCCATCACGGATGAGGCGGACGAGGTGCTTCGGTCGGGATTGGACTGATTGCGCCGCGCATGCGCCCGCGCAAGGGGATAAGGCGGCGCGTGCGCCGTGGCGCGACGCCTGATGCATGCCGACACGGTAGCGACGCCGCGCGATGGTATCCACGAAGTGCCATTGACTCGATTGGCGCGAACCCTTGCAGGAGAGCACCCGCGCGGACTGGCCGGTCCCGGCTAGTCCCCAGCGGTCGGGGCTGCCGGTCGAGCGCCATCGCCTTGAGCTCGACGCACCACCCCTGCGATGATGACGGCCACCTTTCGCGGGTCCTCGTGCTCCCAGAATCGGAGGACCGTCCACCCATCGCTCTCCAAGATCGCCGACGTGTCAGCATCGCGTTCGCGATTGCGGGCGATCTTCAGTCTCCAGTAGTCAGCGTTGGCCTTCGGCGGCACGAAGTGCTTCGCGCAGCCGTGCCAGAAGCAACCATCGATGAAGACGGCCACCTTGCGGCGCGTGAACACGATGTCCGCCCGCCGCTATCGCTGTGAGGCCAGCGGGGCGAGGTCCACGCGGAAACGCAACCCGGACGCGTGCAGTACTCGCCGGACGCGGAGCTCCGGATTCGTGTCTCGACGGGTGTTCGCACGCATGACGGACGCGACGCCCGGGCTCGACGCCCACCCGCCTCGCTGCGTCCACTTGGGGCGCAGCACCGTCTCTAGTTCGTCGCCTAGTTCACTCATAGCTTTCCACAGCTTCGGCGAGCTGGCCAGCTCTCGTCAGTGGCCGAAGGTACATTCGATCTATGCCCTCCTTCAGGTTCGTCGACCTCTTCGCCGGCATCGGCGGCTTCCACGCGACGCTCGGCGCTGTGAACGGCGGATCGCTCGCCATGGCATCGGAGATCGACGCCCATGCCGCCGCGATCTACGCCCAGAACTGGGACCAGGCACCTCAGGGTGACATCATCCCACTCACGGAGGACGTGATGGCGGTGCCCCACCACGACGTCCTGAGCGCGGGCTTCCCATGTCAGCCGTTCTCCAAATCCGGGTTCCAACGCGGGATCAACGAGGCACGCGGGACACTCTTCTTCAACATCCTGCGCATCTTGCAAGAGCGCAAGCCCGCCGTCGTCATGCTTGAGAACGTGCGCAACCTGGCGGGCCCGCGGCACCGCGAGACTTGGGCGACCATCGTTCGTCTGATGCAGGAAGCCGGGTACAAGGTCTCCACTCAGCCGACGGTCTTTTCTCCTCACTTCTTGCCGCCAGAGCTCGGTGGACGCCCGCAGATCCGCGACCGGGTCTTCATCATGGCGACATACGTCGGCGATCCGGATCGCGCTCGAAAGCTGTCCCCGAGCGAGCCACTAGTGCCGCGCGCAGCTGTGGGCAACTGGAACCCGGATGATTGGGACATCTTCAAGACGCCGATCGGCCCCGAGCAGCGCCCGCTCGTGCAGCCGGATCACGAAGTGGAGCGGGTCGAGGACTACCGGCTATCCGAGGCCGACTCGTATGTCATCGACGTCTGGGCTGACTTCGTCGAGCGGCTTCGACGGAAGGGCGTGTCGAAGCTCCCAGGATTTCCCATCTGGGCGGACGAGTTCGCACACCTGGATGCGCTGGAGATCGACGAGGGCACACCCGCGTGGAAGGCCGACTTCCTACGTAAGAACGCCACGTTCTATACCGAACATCACGATGTCATCGATGCGTGGCTGCACGCCCACGGCAACCTGCGGGAACTACCCGCCTCTCGACGCAAACTGGAGTGGCAGGCGCAATCGACAGAAGATCTGCGCGAGACCGTCATGCACCTTCGCCCCTCAGGCCTGCGCGCCAAGCGTCCGACCTACCTGCCCGCGCTCGTCGCAATCACGCAGACCTCGATCCTCGGCTCCCGAGGACGCCGGATCTCGCCACGCGAAGCCGCTCGCCTTCAAGGGCTACCGGACTGGTTCGGCTTCGATGGCCAGCGAGACGCGCTCACGTACAAGCAACTCGGCAACGGAGTAAACGTTGGCGCCGCGAACTTCATGCTTCGGACGCACGTCGAGCGGGATGCGAAGTTGATCGAGGAGACGTCACCCGCTGCGCTGGACGCGATCTTGTCCGCGCCGCTGAATCCCGATGAGGCGCTCGGCGAGCCGACCCGTCTGACTCGGGCAGCGTAGGTCGCAAGGTTCGACGCCCGTCGAAGGCGGATCCTCCGCCGCTTGCCGCGCAAGAAGTGCCTCACACCGCCGCCCAGTGCTCTCAGAATCGACATCGAGTGGCGAGGTAGTGGTTCGAGATCCGCCCCTTCGGTGATCAGCGCAGGATGCAGCGGACACCGGAGGCGTCTTTGTCCTCCGTCGAAGATTCGAACGCGCGCGCCACTCCACCGACATCGGCGAGGTGGCATCCGGTCGCCCTCGCACGGCTCCCCCGCCAGCAGCGGCTGACCGCTGGAACCCGCGGCGGCTCGGCGAAGCGTCGATTGTCACGTCGTCCGGTCGCGCTCCTATTGTTGCCAGGACATCCGCTTGTCGACGTCAGTCAGCAGGACGCGGGTCAGTCATTCCTTCGCGCGCTGGGCATCGACCCACGCTGCGCGCCGGCGCGCGTTGAGCTAGGCGGCCGCGGAGAAGTCAGGCCCACCCGCCAACCCAGTTGAAGCGCGACCCATCGCCGCGGCCTCCGTAGTAGAAATTGGCGTTGAGCGCTGACGCAGCAGCTCGGATTCGTTCCGCCGCGGCTGAGCGCTCACCACTCGACAGTTTGCTGGAACCACCGAAACGAACCATGCCTGCACCGCGTGCTGTGATCTGCACCCACGAGCTTAAGTTGGCCACGCCACCTCGCAACGGGTCTCGCCACCCGGTAAGTTCGCCGAGCCATTGCAGCGCGGTTCCTAGTATGTCGGGCGTGGACCCCAACAGGTTCCACTTGTCGTCGAGCCACGGGGCGGTGCCCGACGCCGCACGCTCTCTGTCGAGACGGTGGACCGCGTCTATGAAATCGTGTGGTCGCATGCGATCCACCATCGAGAAGACCTGCTCAGTCAGACTGCCGGGTCCCACCGCACCGGCGAGGACCGGCCACCAAACCCGAGCGTTGTCCGAATACCTTGTGTAGGTCAGAATGCCGTCGTCACAATTCGCAACCAACCATGGTAAGTATGTGCGGTCGTAGAACCGCGGAGCGTTGCCCGAAACCTCGAGCATCGCCAACAAGAACTGTGCCGTACCGAGCGGATATTTGTATCGAGCCGAATCTGCGCGATCTGACTCTTCGTACCCGCCCTGAGTCGCAGCCCATAGCGAAGGGACCGCGAGCAATCTCTCGCGGCTCGCAGCATCCACCACGCCGTCCCAGTGCTGGTAGGCGTCTCGTATCTCTGTCACTTGGGGCTTTTTCGACCCCCACCGCACAACGTGATTGCTCAGACTGTCGAAGCGGGTCGAAAATAGGTCGATCATCATCAGGTCGGACGGCGTTCTCTCGCGGAAATCGGGATGCACCAGCCAGGCCTGCGACCTCAGAGAGAAGGCTACAATCTCGAACTCCGGGGCTACAGAAGTCAACATTGCGGCCGACACTAGCCCGTCAATATCCGCGCTGACAGCCAACTGACGCGGCTGACGGAGCAGCGCAGCCAGTCGTGACGCGGCCGAGTTCGGGAGGGCGCTGATTTCGCTTCCGAGCGCGTCGATGGCGATCCGGCGACGGGCTTGAGCGGTCGATTGAGCACCTGTCATGTTACGGACATTAGCTCTTCGCGCCACGCGCGACGGTGAGACGGGGCGCCCACACGCCGACCGGCTGTCGGGCCGCTCGCGCAGACCAGTTTCGCCACACCCAGCCAGGAACACCACTGACGCTCATCGCTGGCGCCTATCGTGGGGACTAGGCGCCTGGCGCCGGCGCCCGCGTCGAGTTGCACTGGACGCCGACGCAGCCGTAGCGGAGGGCCCGCACGGCCAAGAAGAAATCCGTTGTGCCCGGATAGGACACGCCGGTCCTCAGAGGCCGGCCAACTGGTTCACCAAGGCGTGAAGTTGGGCATCGGTGATCTTGCCGCTTCGGTTCATCTCGATTAGCCGCTCGACCTCGGCGGCTCGCCCTGCCGTCGGCGGCTTCGCTGCCGTGAACATCGTCGCGAGCCGCGGAAACCGCTCAGGGGTTGCGATTGTCTGCGCGTAAGCGAGGAATGGGTTCTCGATTCCGCGGTTCTCGTTCGCGGGAGCCTGCAGCGGCGCCACGCACTCAGGATGATGCTGGGCATGCACGCTCACTGCCGCGAACGGCAATTCGACAGCGTCGTTCTTAGCGACAGCCCTTGCTGCAGCAGCCGGATGCAAACCGGGATCGATGAAGACGAGTCCGGGCAGATTAGGCGACAGGAAGATCGTGGGATCTCCGAATCCTCTGCCGCTGCCCCCTAACCCGTTGGAGATCCGGAAAGCTCCGCTCTTCCGAGCCGTCTGGGCTTTGACGCTCCACAAGCCGCGCGCCGCGTCCTGCAGATCCATCAAATCGAAGCCGCGCACGGAGTGGCCGCCGGGTATCGTGAGCACACCCAGAGCCCACGCCGCCGCCGCCACCAGCCACTCGATGGCGCCGCCTACAATGAAGCGATTGCCTGGATCGCTCGGATTCACGCGGTCAACGTTGAGCCGCATCGCGGCTTCGAGTTCGCCTCTCAGCGAACTATCGCGTGCCAGTCCGTCGCGGAAGCGATCGAAATCAATCGAACCTGAGGTCTGCGACGGCGTTTGAGTTACGCGGGCGCGCTTGAGGACCATGTTTGCAGCATAACGTGAGGCGACCTCATCTCACGCATGCGCCACGAGTGGCTTTAAGGCGCCCGAAGTCGTTGTGGCATTCGTCCGCAGACTTAGCCCACCGCCCGAGACGCAAGAGCAGAGCGGAGTCTCGCCGGCCGGCGCGCCCGCCCAGGAAGCGTCTCATTACGTCACATCCCGCCGCGCTATCAGACAGCGTGAGACCATGGAAGGCGACCCACCGCATCCGCCCACCAAGGCACGGGGAGCCGCATGATCTCGATCGAGCACGTCAGCCGCCGCTTCGGCGACGGCCCCGACGCCGTCGTCGCGCTCGACGACGTGAGCATCGAGGTGGCGAAGGGGCAGATCTTCGGCGTCGTCGGGCAGTCGGGCGCCGGCAAGTCCACCCTCCTCAGAACCGTCAACGCGCTCGAGCGGCCCGACTCGGGCCGCGTGCTGGTCAACGGCACCGACGTCACCGCGCTCGAGGGCAAGGCCCTCCTCAAGGAGCGCCACCGCATCGGCATGGTGTTCCAGCACTTCAACCTCGTCGGCAACCGCTCGGTGGCCCAGAACGTCGAGTTCGCGCTCGAGGCCGTCGGCACGCCCAAAAAAGATCGCCGCCCCAAGGCGCTCGAGATGCTCGACCTCGTCGGTCTCGCCCACCGCGCCGACGACCGCCCCGGCCAGCTCTCCGGCGGCCAGCGCCAGCGCGTCGGCATCGCCCGCGCGCTCGCGAGCCAGCCTGACGTGCTGCTGAGCGACGAGGCGACGAGCGCGCTCGACCCCGAGACCACCCGCTCGATCCTCGAGCTCATCCAGCGGCTCAGCCGCGAGCTCGGCCTCACCGTCCTCCTCATCACGCACGAGATGGAGGTGGTGAAGCGCATCTGCGACGCCGCCGCGCTCATGGAGCACGGCCGCATCATCGAGCAGGGCTCGCTCGACGAGCTCATCCGCACGCCCGGCTCGAAGGTCGCCGCCGAGCTCTTCCCCGTCGGCGAGGCCCACTACATCCCCGGCCACCGCGTCATCGACATCACCTACACGGCCCTCAGCGCCGACCGCCCGGTGATCGCGCAGCTCGTGCGCGACTTCGGGCTCGAGGTCTCGATCCTCGGCGCGGCGCTCGAGACCATCAACGGCCACCAGGCCGGCCGCACCCGCCTCGCCGTGCCCGGCGACGCATCCGTGGGCCTCAAGGTGATCGACGCGCTCACCGCGCAGGGCGTGACCGCCTGGGAGGTGCACCCGTGATCGACGTCAACGCGCCCGACTTCTGGG is a genomic window containing:
- a CDS encoding restriction endonuclease, which codes for MAVEVGRLSAPLAPASDAGNFGIRSRESAPAVDALTALVQPGVAREPLVRFDERAHQYVEVSAEQLASEASRAIRSSFAFEVRAFFRLFRPALSERDRAASSQARARLAELSRTALHGHYDSLAGVVAERSRTRTRYEGRGDAPPPQPQKYGVTATGAEHWVRDAAHWLGARNARVTPGTGDGGVDVLTDRFAISVKHYAGYVPVEEVREIFAVAVAQRRSAMLWTSGKVTKAGLEFARVAPVHVVHYDVATAEITPITDEADEVLRSGLD
- a CDS encoding methionine ABC transporter ATP-binding protein yields the protein MISIEHVSRRFGDGPDAVVALDDVSIEVAKGQIFGVVGQSGAGKSTLLRTVNALERPDSGRVLVNGTDVTALEGKALLKERHRIGMVFQHFNLVGNRSVAQNVEFALEAVGTPKKDRRPKALEMLDLVGLAHRADDRPGQLSGGQRQRVGIARALASQPDVLLSDEATSALDPETTRSILELIQRLSRELGLTVLLITHEMEVVKRICDAAALMEHGRIIEQGSLDELIRTPGSKVAAELFPVGEAHYIPGHRVIDITYTALSADRPVIAQLVRDFGLEVSILGAALETINGHQAGRTRLAVPGDASVGLKVIDALTAQGVTAWEVHP
- the dcm gene encoding DNA (cytosine-5-)-methyltransferase, whose product is MPSFRFVDLFAGIGGFHATLGAVNGGSLAMASEIDAHAAAIYAQNWDQAPQGDIIPLTEDVMAVPHHDVLSAGFPCQPFSKSGFQRGINEARGTLFFNILRILQERKPAVVMLENVRNLAGPRHRETWATIVRLMQEAGYKVSTQPTVFSPHFLPPELGGRPQIRDRVFIMATYVGDPDRARKLSPSEPLVPRAAVGNWNPDDWDIFKTPIGPEQRPLVQPDHEVERVEDYRLSEADSYVIDVWADFVERLRRKGVSKLPGFPIWADEFAHLDALEIDEGTPAWKADFLRKNATFYTEHHDVIDAWLHAHGNLRELPASRRKLEWQAQSTEDLRETVMHLRPSGLRAKRPTYLPALVAITQTSILGSRGRRISPREAARLQGLPDWFGFDGQRDALTYKQLGNGVNVGAANFMLRTHVERDAKLIEETSPAALDAILSAPLNPDEALGEPTRLTRAA
- the fgd gene encoding glucose-6-phosphate dehydrogenase (coenzyme-F420), encoding MRYGYKASAEQFAPAELLELVVEAERHGFDSAFISDHLQPWRHEGGHAPNALTWLGMAAERTKRIVLGTSVLTPTLRYHPAVIAQAFGTLGQVHPGRFILGVGTGEALNEQAIGVHYPELPERFARLREAVRLMRALWDGERVDFEGDYYSLHGATIYDRPAERIPVYIAGGGPATTKYAGRVGEGHICTSGKGDAYYTETIVPNLEEGIAAGGRDDADVDRMIEIKVSYDRDPELALENTRFWAALSLTPDQKQNIHDPAEMQRLADALPIEQVAKRWIVSSDAEETAAAIKHYIDLGFRHLVFHGPGHDQRRFLTQFAEDVMPLLPRD
- a CDS encoding DUF559 domain-containing protein codes for the protein MAVFIDGCFWHGCAKHFVPPKANADYWRLKIARNRERDADTSAILESDGWTVLRFWEHEDPRKVAVIIAGVVRRAQGDGARPAAPTAGD